A window of the Terriglobia bacterium genome harbors these coding sequences:
- a CDS encoding multidrug efflux RND transporter permease subunit — MNFSKFFIRRPIFAIVISLLIVLVGGLAVLSLPIAQYPEITPPTVQVSATYPGANAETVEQSVAIPIEGTVNGAENMIYMSSRSSNNGVYTLTCTFKVGTNVDIAAVDVQNRVQQAQGQLPAEVISNGITVKKRSPSMLMIITLYSPDSSYDSLFLSNYAAIHVIDPLSRVPGIGDYMQIGQTYSMRVWTNPGRMASLGVTATDVAQAIQEQNVTLPGGQIGAPPAPKGTQYQYSVLTQGQLITAQQYDNMIIRTLPDGSILRLKDIGYADLGGQDYSTYSRLNGAPSTTIILFQLPSANALTAAKGVTEAMDRLAKDFPPGVKYNVTMDSTLFITASLKEVLKTLIEALLLVLLVVYLFLGTFRATLIPMLAVPVSLIGAFAAFTVLGFSINTLTMFGLVLAIGLVVDDAIVVVEAVQHHIEEGMSALEAAEKAMSEVSGPVIAIALVLTSVFVPVAFIGGITGQLYKQFALTLAVSIILSALVALTLTPALCATMLGPPKPVRGPLGWLTRGFARFFERITGAYMKGAQRVIRRWGLAICGLVIIIACIGVLLRSLPSGFVPNEDNGYFFIGFILPDGASLQRTSAVTDQAEAILRKMPGVADVLSIGGFSFLTQATQSNTASLVVKLKPWDERTGKGMDVSSIMRRAAGALNNLPQALVIPFAPPQIPGLGISGGFQFELEDRSGTSTAQQLAEAAQQFSAAASKEPALANLYNSFRTSVPQVKVSVDRDKAKTLGVPIDSVYASLQTFLGGLIINDFNRFGRVYKVMLQAEPQYRSTPQDISDIYVRTASGQMAPLSTLVSVGPATGPDIIQRYNLYRSAEISGASAPGYSSGQALNAMEAAAKKALPSSMGYDWTSTAYQERESSGQQGPIFLLALAFVFLFLAAMYESWAVPLAVILGIPLGVLGAYLGVWMRGLQNDVYAQIGVVMLIGLTAKNAILIVEFAKMRHDQGHKLVDAALEGAQLRFRPILMTSLAFILGLLPLMIAAGAGAASRHSLGTTVVCGMISATILEVFFIPVLYVVIQGMSERSKRRVEVSVPVQSDPAPEAGAGKI; from the coding sequence TCGGCCACGTATCCTGGCGCCAACGCCGAGACCGTCGAGCAATCGGTCGCCATCCCGATTGAAGGGACCGTGAATGGGGCTGAGAACATGATCTACATGTCTTCGCGCAGCTCCAACAACGGCGTCTATACACTCACTTGCACCTTTAAGGTGGGCACTAACGTGGATATCGCTGCGGTTGACGTTCAAAACCGCGTGCAGCAGGCCCAGGGCCAGCTTCCGGCCGAAGTCATCAGCAATGGGATCACGGTGAAAAAACGCTCGCCCAGCATGCTGATGATCATCACGCTCTATTCCCCGGATTCGAGCTATGACTCGCTCTTCCTCTCAAACTACGCGGCGATTCACGTGATCGACCCGCTCTCGCGCGTGCCCGGCATCGGCGATTACATGCAGATTGGACAGACCTATTCGATGCGCGTCTGGACCAATCCGGGCAGGATGGCCAGCTTGGGCGTGACTGCGACCGACGTTGCCCAGGCCATCCAGGAACAGAATGTCACGCTGCCCGGCGGACAGATCGGAGCGCCGCCCGCCCCCAAGGGAACGCAGTATCAATATTCCGTGCTGACGCAAGGACAGCTCATCACGGCGCAGCAGTATGACAACATGATTATCCGCACGCTGCCGGACGGCTCGATTCTCCGCCTGAAGGACATCGGCTATGCGGACCTCGGCGGGCAGGACTATAGCACCTATTCACGCCTGAACGGCGCGCCTTCCACCACCATCATCCTTTTTCAGCTTCCCAGCGCCAACGCGCTCACAGCGGCTAAAGGCGTGACCGAGGCCATGGACCGCCTGGCAAAGGATTTCCCACCGGGCGTGAAGTACAACGTCACGATGGACTCGACGCTCTTCATTACGGCATCGCTCAAGGAAGTTCTCAAGACGCTGATTGAGGCGCTGCTGCTTGTCCTCCTGGTGGTTTACCTGTTTCTTGGCACGTTTCGCGCCACGCTGATTCCCATGCTGGCAGTCCCAGTCTCTTTGATCGGCGCCTTCGCTGCTTTCACCGTTCTGGGGTTTTCCATCAACACGCTTACCATGTTCGGCCTGGTGCTGGCCATCGGCCTGGTGGTGGATGATGCGATTGTTGTGGTCGAGGCAGTGCAGCACCACATCGAGGAGGGAATGAGCGCTCTCGAAGCGGCTGAAAAGGCCATGAGCGAAGTCTCCGGGCCCGTCATCGCCATCGCGCTGGTGCTGACTTCAGTCTTTGTCCCGGTGGCGTTCATTGGAGGAATCACCGGCCAGCTTTACAAGCAGTTTGCGCTGACGCTGGCGGTCTCCATCATCCTTTCCGCGCTGGTCGCTTTGACGCTCACGCCCGCCTTATGCGCCACGATGCTCGGTCCTCCGAAGCCGGTGCGGGGGCCGCTCGGATGGCTCACGCGCGGCTTCGCCAGATTTTTCGAGCGGATAACCGGCGCGTATATGAAAGGCGCGCAGCGAGTGATTCGCCGCTGGGGTTTGGCAATCTGTGGTCTTGTCATCATCATCGCCTGCATCGGCGTTCTACTGAGATCACTGCCCAGCGGTTTTGTGCCTAATGAAGATAATGGTTATTTCTTTATCGGATTCATCCTGCCGGATGGCGCTTCGCTCCAGCGGACGAGCGCCGTGACGGATCAAGCGGAGGCGATTCTGAGGAAGATGCCGGGAGTCGCAGATGTGCTCAGCATCGGCGGATTCAGTTTCCTGACTCAGGCTACCCAGTCCAACACCGCCAGCCTCGTCGTGAAGCTGAAGCCCTGGGATGAGAGGACTGGCAAAGGAATGGACGTCTCCTCGATTATGCGGCGCGCCGCAGGAGCGCTCAACAATCTTCCCCAGGCGCTGGTGATTCCGTTTGCCCCGCCGCAAATTCCCGGGCTCGGCATCTCCGGCGGATTCCAATTTGAGCTGGAAGACCGAAGCGGGACCAGCACCGCGCAGCAGTTAGCCGAGGCCGCGCAGCAATTCTCCGCCGCTGCCAGCAAGGAACCGGCCCTGGCGAACCTCTACAACAGCTTCCGTACCAGCGTTCCGCAAGTGAAGGTCAGCGTGGACCGCGACAAGGCCAAAACACTCGGCGTTCCCATCGACAGCGTTTACGCCAGCTTGCAGACCTTCCTGGGCGGCTTGATCATTAACGATTTCAACCGCTTCGGCCGCGTGTACAAAGTGATGCTCCAAGCCGAGCCTCAATACCGCTCAACCCCTCAGGATATCAGCGACATCTACGTCAGGACGGCGAGCGGCCAAATGGCGCCGCTGAGCACGCTTGTCTCGGTGGGTCCCGCGACCGGCCCGGATATTATCCAGCGCTATAACCTCTACCGTTCGGCCGAAATCAGCGGAGCTTCCGCGCCCGGTTATAGCTCTGGCCAGGCGCTCAACGCCATGGAAGCGGCCGCGAAAAAGGCGCTCCCTTCCAGCATGGGTTACGACTGGACCAGCACGGCTTATCAGGAAAGAGAATCCAGCGGCCAGCAAGGACCGATTTTTCTCCTGGCGCTCGCCTTCGTGTTCCTTTTTCTGGCCGCCATGTATGAAAGCTGGGCCGTGCCGCTGGCGGTGATCCTCGGTATCCCTCTTGGGGTTTTGGGAGCGTATCTCGGGGTGTGGATGCGCGGCTTGCAGAATGATGTTTACGCCCAGATCGGCGTGGTGATGCTGATTGGTCTTACGGCCAAGAACGCCATCTTGATCGTGGAATTCGCCAAGATGCGCCACGATCAGGGCCACAAGCTCGTTGATGCGGCCTTGGAGGGCGCCCAGCTTCGCTTTCGGCCCATTCTGATGACCTCGCTGGCTTTCATTCTGGGCTTGTTGCCGTTGATGATTGCCGCAGGAGCGGGAGCGGCCAGCCGGCACTCGCTCGGCACCACGGTAGTTTGCGGGATGATCTCCGCCACCATTCTCGAGGTGTTTTTCATCCCGGTGCTTTACGTGGTCATTCAAGGAATGTCCGAAAGGTCAAAACGCCGCGTGGAGGTCTCCGTCCCGGTTCAATCGGACCCGGCGCCGGAGGCCGGCGCAGGAAAAATATAG
- a CDS encoding PadR family transcriptional regulator has translation MVEKKQKKDVLQGTLALMALRTLDVLGPMHGYGIARRIEQISGELLSVNQGTLYPVLLKLEQEGSITSAWGVSESNRRARFYRLTRQGRRQLQAEKDDWDQTAAIIERFFALRAEELK, from the coding sequence ATGGTCGAGAAGAAACAAAAGAAGGACGTCTTACAAGGTACGTTGGCGCTGATGGCGCTCAGGACCCTTGACGTGCTGGGGCCGATGCACGGTTACGGGATCGCGCGGCGCATCGAGCAAATCAGCGGAGAGCTGCTCTCGGTGAACCAGGGGACACTGTATCCCGTTTTATTAAAGCTCGAGCAGGAGGGATCCATCACTTCGGCGTGGGGCGTGTCGGAAAGCAACCGCAGGGCGCGCTTCTACCGGCTAACGCGACAGGGACGCAGGCAATTGCAGGCCGAGAAGGACGACTGGGACCAGACCGCAGCCATCATCGAACGGTTTTTTGCCCTAAGGGCGGAGGAGCTGAAATGA
- a CDS encoding efflux transporter outer membrane subunit, giving the protein MKIRLMAITILLALSSGCVVGPNYKRPAVSIPASYHGTETPAPGASAQTGAASFGNLEWWNVFHDPVLQDLIRTALKQNYDLRIAAARILQAEGELRITRSQQVPQVNGAASAARQKTLFSPSFPSFENNSFQLGGSVSWLLDFWGKYRRATQAARASLLASEYNQQAVKVTLVSEVASGYFQLRALDLQLQISQDTLKSRQSSLRLTQIKQQGGVASMLDVRQAQSLVQTAETTITDTQRLISLQEDAISILLGENPAAIPRGKPLDQETLLPTLPAGLPSSLLERRPDIRQAEQVLIAANAEIGVARAEFFPQISLTGSGGTESFQLYKLFSDGIWSFAGDLAQPIFTGGRLKGNLQAARAQEQQALLAYEQIIQGAFREVSDALIGYDRNRQFLTQQQALTETLAEAERIARIQYQGGVTAYLSVLQQETQYFSAQLQLTQAKLSELDSVVSLYQALGGGWQ; this is encoded by the coding sequence ATGAAAATCCGGCTAATGGCCATCACGATCTTGTTGGCGCTGTCCAGTGGTTGCGTGGTGGGCCCGAATTACAAGCGCCCCGCAGTTTCAATCCCTGCCTCCTATCATGGCACGGAAACGCCAGCTCCAGGCGCAAGCGCTCAAACCGGAGCAGCTTCTTTCGGCAACCTGGAGTGGTGGAACGTCTTCCATGATCCTGTTTTACAGGACCTCATCCGGACTGCCCTGAAACAGAATTATGATCTGCGCATCGCCGCTGCCCGCATTCTGCAGGCGGAAGGCGAACTACGGATTACGCGCTCGCAGCAAGTCCCCCAGGTGAATGGCGCCGCCAGCGCAGCGCGCCAGAAGACGCTTTTTTCACCTTCTTTCCCGAGCTTTGAGAACAACTCGTTTCAGCTTGGAGGGAGCGTCTCCTGGCTGCTGGATTTCTGGGGAAAATACCGGCGGGCCACCCAGGCCGCGCGGGCCAGCCTTCTGGCTTCCGAATACAACCAGCAGGCGGTGAAGGTCACCCTGGTTTCGGAAGTTGCCAGTGGGTACTTCCAGCTTCGCGCGCTGGACCTTCAGCTCCAGATTTCTCAGGACACTCTGAAATCCCGGCAATCTTCACTCCGGTTAACTCAGATCAAGCAGCAGGGCGGCGTCGCTTCGATGCTCGATGTCCGGCAGGCGCAGTCTCTCGTTCAGACCGCCGAAACCACCATCACGGATACGCAACGCCTCATTTCGCTTCAGGAGGACGCAATCAGCATTCTGCTGGGAGAGAATCCCGCAGCGATCCCTCGCGGAAAACCGCTGGATCAGGAAACGCTGCTTCCCACGCTACCGGCCGGATTACCATCCTCTCTCCTTGAGCGGCGGCCTGATATCCGCCAGGCGGAGCAGGTATTGATCGCCGCAAACGCGGAGATCGGAGTTGCACGCGCCGAGTTTTTTCCCCAAATCTCACTGACAGGGTCGGGTGGGACGGAAAGCTTCCAGCTTTACAAGCTTTTCTCTGACGGCATCTGGAGCTTCGCGGGCGATCTGGCGCAACCCATCTTCACCGGCGGTCGGCTGAAGGGTAATTTGCAGGCCGCGCGCGCTCAGGAGCAGCAGGCTTTGCTCGCGTACGAGCAAATTATCCAGGGAGCGTTCCGCGAGGTTTCGGACGCATTGATCGGCTATGACCGCAATCGGCAGTTTCTGACTCAGCAGCAGGCCCTCACCGAAACCCTGGCCGAGGCGGAACGCATCGCCCGCATTCAATACCAGGGAGGCGTAACGGCGTACCTGAGCGTTCTTCAGCAGGAAACCCAATACTTCAGCGCGCAGCTCCAACTGACGCAGGCAAAGCTCAGTGAGCTCGACTCGGTCGTCTCGCTCTATCAGGCCCTCGGCGGCGGCTGGCAGTAA
- a CDS encoding FUSC family protein, with amino-acid sequence MNAKETDPASGIQYALRVAVGTSIVWFGLRSFPGVNPLWAVIPVIVISETGFRGTISAFKSRLLNTAVGCAVALVFLALFGFTSWSILLAMTLSVLAGSYLISFHVSWKVAPVTVAIIMVPGFVNPGSNGALSAAFWRTGEVLLGGGVAVGVEWLLTGIERRYRPDEAVAETLNSGGNANEYETVRRHDTVKPEAQKAGGENT; translated from the coding sequence ATGAACGCCAAGGAGACAGATCCAGCCTCCGGAATTCAGTATGCTCTCCGGGTTGCGGTGGGGACCAGCATCGTCTGGTTCGGCTTGCGCAGCTTTCCGGGCGTAAATCCGCTCTGGGCGGTGATTCCCGTGATCGTTATCTCCGAGACGGGATTCCGTGGCACAATTTCCGCGTTTAAGTCTCGCCTGCTGAACACAGCCGTTGGATGCGCAGTTGCGCTGGTTTTTCTGGCGTTGTTCGGCTTTACGAGCTGGTCCATATTGCTTGCCATGACTCTATCGGTACTGGCGGGATCCTATTTAATCAGCTTTCATGTGAGCTGGAAAGTCGCTCCAGTAACGGTTGCCATCATCATGGTTCCCGGATTCGTCAACCCTGGGAGCAACGGCGCACTCAGCGCAGCCTTCTGGCGGACCGGCGAGGTCCTCCTGGGCGGCGGCGTGGCCGTCGGCGTGGAGTGGCTGCTCACAGGAATCGAGCGGCGTTACAGACCGGATGAGGCCGTTGCTGAAACTTTGAATTCGGGCGGCAATGCAAATGAATACGAGACTGTCCGGAGGCATGACACCGTAAAGCCGGAAGCGCAGAAGGCTGGAGGTGAAAACACATGA
- a CDS encoding ABC transporter permease, which yields MKKLRRFLNRLTSWARTGRDEDRLRVEIAAHIALQTEDNLRAGMPPDEARRQAALKFGAVESIKEDYRDQRGLLFVETLLRDTRYALRRLRKSPAFTATVIFTLALGIGATTSIFTLAHAVLMKSLPVADPGDLYRVGKQPYCCAWGGYTQSMDFSIFSYDLYKHLRDSTEGFAELAAFQAGPSLFGVRRLGSPEAAGSYPGEFVSGNYFTMFGIIAYAGRMLTPADDRPGAPPVVVMSYRLWQQRYGSDPSVIGSAFNFDAKPFTVVGITPPGFFGDTLRNDPPDFFLPLNTEPLVEADADLNKVDLHWLDLIGRIRPGAAPSSIEAQMRVELKQWLRSHWGDMSANDRARFPGQTLFLRPGGAGISSMRGQYEHWLQVLMMVAALVLLIVCANVANLMLVRGMERRQQISLSMALGAPASRLVRQVLTESVLLSLAGGAAGLGVAYAGTRLILHFAFPHAAGLAGIPISASPSTPVLLFAFGVSLITGVGFAIAPAWMATRVAPMEALRGAGRSIVRTASLPRKTLVVFQAALSLALLATSGLLTLALHNLQNQNFGFTQDGRIILKIDPRFAGYQPRQLTPLYGRIHDSLARLPGVSAVAVCTYSPLSGNNWGTGVWVDGRPAPGPSDDNSASWDRVTAGYFDAVGTPILKGRGISEQDTATSRHVAVINQAFARKFFKRQDPIGKYFTQTGVGTSRQYEIVGVAQDARYLAFDLAKPIGPFFFLPESQHDFSSNAESTDSTPGSHFLHDIVLVARPGASLRYPQLREALASVDPDLPIISVQTLREQVAGQFTQQRLIARLASLFGILSLVLASVGLYGITAYNAGCRTNEIGVRLALGATRMQAAALIIRGAFVVVAAGLVLGIPLALGAGRFLGNQLYGLNPYDPGVIILAVLTLGLSALVAALIPARRASLISPSEALRAE from the coding sequence ATGAAGAAGCTCAGGCGGTTCCTTAATCGGCTCACCTCATGGGCGAGGACCGGCCGGGATGAAGATCGCTTGCGGGTGGAGATCGCAGCGCACATCGCCTTGCAGACGGAGGACAACCTTCGCGCGGGTATGCCTCCGGACGAGGCGCGCCGCCAGGCGGCGCTGAAGTTCGGGGCCGTGGAGTCGATCAAGGAAGACTACCGGGACCAGCGCGGGCTGCTGTTTGTAGAAACGCTGTTGCGGGATACCCGATATGCTCTGCGCCGGTTGAGGAAGTCACCGGCGTTCACCGCCACTGTCATTTTCACGCTGGCCCTGGGCATCGGTGCAACCACTTCCATCTTTACACTGGCGCACGCAGTCCTCATGAAATCGCTGCCGGTCGCGGATCCCGGCGATTTGTACCGCGTGGGAAAACAACCGTATTGCTGCGCGTGGGGCGGGTACACACAGAGTATGGACTTTTCGATTTTCTCGTATGATCTGTACAAGCACCTCCGGGACAGCACCGAAGGCTTTGCAGAATTGGCAGCGTTCCAGGCGGGCCCGTCGCTGTTTGGTGTCCGGCGCCTGGGCAGTCCGGAAGCGGCTGGAAGCTATCCCGGCGAGTTCGTCTCCGGCAACTACTTCACCATGTTCGGCATCATTGCGTATGCCGGACGTATGCTTACGCCTGCGGACGATCGGCCCGGCGCTCCACCCGTCGTAGTCATGAGCTATCGGTTGTGGCAGCAAAGGTATGGGTCGGATCCCTCCGTCATCGGCAGCGCCTTCAATTTCGATGCAAAACCATTTACCGTGGTGGGAATCACCCCGCCCGGTTTTTTTGGCGACACGCTGCGTAACGATCCACCCGATTTCTTTCTGCCGCTCAACACCGAACCGCTTGTGGAGGCCGATGCCGACCTCAACAAGGTCGATTTGCACTGGTTAGACTTGATCGGGCGCATCCGGCCCGGCGCGGCGCCCTCCTCCATCGAAGCCCAAATGCGGGTGGAACTCAAGCAATGGCTGCGCTCGCACTGGGGTGACATGAGCGCCAACGATCGCGCCAGATTTCCCGGCCAGACCCTGTTTCTGAGGCCCGGAGGCGCCGGGATCTCGAGCATGCGCGGCCAATATGAGCACTGGCTTCAGGTCCTGATGATGGTGGCGGCATTGGTGCTCCTTATCGTGTGCGCCAATGTGGCCAATCTCATGCTCGTTCGCGGCATGGAACGCCGGCAGCAGATATCGCTAAGCATGGCTCTGGGCGCGCCGGCGTCGCGACTTGTGCGGCAGGTCCTCACGGAAAGCGTCCTGCTCTCACTGGCCGGAGGCGCGGCGGGTTTGGGTGTCGCATATGCGGGCACGCGCCTGATCTTGCATTTTGCATTCCCCCACGCTGCCGGGCTTGCCGGCATACCCATCAGTGCGTCGCCCTCGACGCCGGTACTGCTCTTCGCCTTTGGCGTTTCGTTGATTACAGGCGTTGGCTTTGCCATCGCGCCCGCATGGATGGCTACGCGGGTGGCCCCGATGGAAGCCCTGCGCGGGGCAGGCCGCTCCATTGTCAGGACCGCGTCACTCCCCCGGAAGACGCTGGTGGTGTTCCAGGCGGCACTCTCGCTGGCGTTGCTGGCTACGTCAGGACTTCTGACGCTTGCCTTGCACAATCTTCAGAATCAAAACTTCGGCTTCACCCAGGACGGGCGCATTATCCTGAAAATCGACCCCCGGTTTGCCGGCTACCAGCCCCGGCAACTGACGCCACTCTATGGACGCATTCATGATTCGCTCGCGAGACTTCCCGGCGTCTCGGCGGTGGCGGTCTGCACGTACTCACCGCTGAGCGGCAACAATTGGGGTACTGGCGTGTGGGTGGATGGCCGTCCGGCTCCGGGACCGAGTGACGACAATTCTGCTTCCTGGGACCGGGTCACGGCGGGATACTTCGACGCCGTCGGAACTCCCATCCTCAAAGGACGCGGCATTTCCGAGCAGGACACAGCAACGTCGCGGCACGTAGCAGTCATCAATCAGGCGTTTGCGCGCAAGTTTTTCAAACGCCAGGACCCCATCGGAAAGTATTTCACACAGACCGGAGTAGGGACCTCCCGCCAATACGAAATCGTCGGCGTCGCCCAGGACGCCCGCTACCTGGCTTTCGATCTCGCCAAACCGATTGGCCCGTTCTTCTTTCTTCCGGAGTCGCAGCATGACTTTTCGTCGAATGCCGAGTCGACGGACTCCACTCCCGGGTCACATTTCCTGCACGACATTGTCTTAGTGGCACGACCGGGAGCCAGTCTGCGCTATCCGCAACTGCGCGAGGCCCTGGCTTCGGTGGACCCTGATCTGCCGATCATCTCGGTCCAGACCTTGAGAGAGCAAGTCGCCGGCCAGTTCACGCAGCAGCGGCTGATTGCACGACTGGCATCGCTGTTTGGAATTCTTTCGCTGGTCCTGGCATCCGTCGGACTGTATGGCATCACTGCCTATAACGCCGGATGCCGCACCAACGAAATCGGCGTGCGGCTGGCGCTGGGAGCCACTCGCATGCAAGCGGCTGCGCTCATCATTCGGGGCGCCTTCGTAGTGGTGGCGGCTGGCCTCGTCCTTGGAATACCGTTAGCCCTCGGAGCCGGGCGCTTCCTTGGCAACCAACTTTACGGATTGAATCCGTATGACCCCGGGGTGATTATCCTGGCTGTCCTGACTCTCGGGCTATCGGCGCTGGTTGCAGCCCTGATTCCTGCGCGGCGGGCGAGCCTGATTTCACCATCGGAAGCGCTGCGGGCAGAGTAG